The DNA window gacctacttcctgtgatcatACACACCACAGGAAATGTCAGCTTTTTAACTGGATCCCACAACTGGGGTTAGGGGGAACGTGTCCTTTTTCTCTCAGGTGCTCGTCACATTATACTGTTCCTTTCCCTTGGAAAAACTCTCCAAAGACTTTACCAAAGATTTACCTATGTAAATCATATATCCTGGATCCAAATTAAGCCTTACCCTAGCCACAAAAGTCTTTTCATACTAACTGCACTTAAAATGATGTATTCTTACTAAGTATTTCCTCATATGTGTGGTTTCTAATTTTGCTCATGCTTGAGAACTAGTCTCAAGCTACTTCGTGTATATTTGCTTTAGTTTCCAGAGTAATGCTCGGCTTTAAAGTGAGGCCACATCCTCTTTTGCTTCTGTGATAGTATCCGGTGTAGTATTAGTCATGTTGTAGGGCCTCAGTAAACTACATCTTTGATGATATCAGATTAGAAAAATAATGTTAGCTATTATATAACAGCTTCAAAAATTTGAATGGTTGAACAAAATGGACTTCAACCCAAACTATAAGCCCCTTgagggcagtgaccacattctaaCAGTCATAACTAGCTTTTTAGATTTACCCTAAATCAGGTACTGTGTAAACTTGCTTTTCCATGCACTATTCTATCTAATCATCACAACTACCTTATGAAATACGTATAACTGcctacattttatttaaagaaaactgAGGCGAAGGAATGTCAAGTAACTTCTTTAACTTCAAATAATTACTAAGCAGCAGAGTCAGAATTTGACTCCAAATTTAGAACTCTTAATTACTACTGTTTTCCTCCAGGGTGAGAAGCAGGCCTGTGGTGTCTTCTGAGCCTTGTCATGCAGGCCTGCCTCTTAAAGGGGTAGAACAGACTGCAGGAAAAAAGAAGAGGGACAGAAGCAGCTCAGGAAAGTCCAAGGTTGAAATGAAGTCTGTATTGTTATCCTGTGTGGTCCATGAATGATAAAAAGGAAGCAAGAATGGAAGTGTAGGTGAACAGAGAAGTACAAGGGGGAAGACAGAAGGAAAGACAAAAGAGGAAGGAGATAAAATGTGAGGAGAAGTaggaagagagagacagaaaagagTACAAGTTCTCAGAAAAAGGGGCGAAGACATTGACAAGAGAACTCTGAGAACAGGCTATGGTGGTGCACAGAGAACTGACCAGCCTGAGAGCCAGGGGCTGCCCAAGTCCCAGCACACCCCATGCATTGGGAGACACTTACAGAGCAAGAGAGGCGGTGGCAGCAGTGAACAGAAGGAGGTGCCCAAGGGATCCAATAGCACCTGAGAGGAGCAAACAGGAAAGTGAGAGCTGGTGGAGGCTGCCCAGGAGCCATCACCCAGGTGCCGGTCTGCCAGGGCACTCACCTCCACGGCAGGCCTGGATGAAGAACATTTTCGGCTTGTTCTGTAGGCTTGGACAGTTAGCGTTGTCAAAGAGCCGAAAAACCTCTTGGAGCTGCGGAGAGAAATAAAGGAGAAGAGAGGATAAGTTGTCAATAAGGACTCCGGATGTCCTACACATACAACAGTAACTGCTGCTATAAAGGAGGGCAGGTGGGAAGTGACACAGCTTAGGTCCAACTGTCAGCTTCCCCTAGATTACACGCACCTGCAGCAGTTTGCCATCCACACCATAGATGCTGCCCTCCACACCATGTGAAAGGAGTGCCACTATGCAGGAGTCTGTGACACGGTGTGCAGGTAACTGTGCAAAATTCTGGAGTTTCTCTTGCATTTCCTAGAAGAAAAACACCTTTCAGAATTGTTTACTGACATCAGCACCAATATAAATACCAATCTCTAGTTTCTGTTTGAAACCCTAAGCTATTAAAGATAAAATGTTTTCTGTATATTCCTGTAGCAAATGATAAGTCAACCCTTTGAGAGGCTAAAGAAAGCTATGCACTTGCCAGAAAAATGCACAAGAATTCAGACACAAAACTCTGCATATAGATTCACAGACTTGTAACCTGGGAAAGGTTACAAACTCCTAGACTAAAACAAGTCCCTAATGAAGCTATTCCTGAGCTGGTCAACTGTAATTTGTTCCCTGACAATGAACCAGATCCTTTATTTGAACAAATGACCTTACAAATGACACAAGGGGGACCATTATTCAGCTACAGGTAAAAAACATTGCTCTGTGACAGGGTTAATATCATTATGACAGAAAGCACAGCAGAATTTATATGCTTCTGTCAGGGACTATAAATATCCAAGAGACAATGACAACATCtgcataaaatattttgcttaAGGAAAGCACACTGTGATGGACGATTCCACACAGGGCAGACTACATATGTGAATTCCGATGTTAATCACCTAGGAGTGAACCAGGGTCCCTAGATGAGAACAATGGTTAGCCTCTTGAGGCTCCAATTTCCACACAATAGGAAAATAATCACAAGCAAATGTTCTTagtttgtgaagattaaatgagctaTTGCACAGAAAGGAATCAATCACTGTGTCTGTCATTATAACATGCATGTCTAATAGAGTAATCatgttacttaaaaaaaaaaaaaacctatttggATCAATCTTGTAGTTTGAATGAAGATCTTGTTTATCTTGCACAAATGCCTACAGGAAAATCACTAACTTAAACATTTGGTTCATCCACCAGAGAGTTATATATTGTCTTACAGTATAATAATTTTCAAACCTATGTCTCTCTGGGTCTTCTCTTGTACCTGAGATGAGCAGAGAGAAAACAAATTCATTTGATTATGAATTTGAAggaaatttaatgaaaatatgcTATTCTAGGCAGAACAGTTATTGCTCATATATATTTACCATCCACCCATCCCATAAAGACCACATTAGTACAACATATTTTACTGGTTCCCAAAGTGTGATCCCTAAAGCAGCAACAGCAACATCAGATAGGAACTTGTGAGAAAGTTTCTGCTGCAAACTGTTAACAAGCCCTCCAGCTGATCCTGATGCTATAAGTTTGAGAAGTATTGATCTATTTGTTTGGAATAATACTTCTGTTTGCATATAACTGAAATGTAATATAAAAGAGTTAAAATGCATGGCAATATAACTTGAAAtagacaatattaaaaaaaaaaacaactatttttCTATCTTTGGGGTAAATAGAAGCCAACTATAATGGAAATCTTAAATTAATAAAAGATCCAAAATTAATTTGTTTATGAAACACATAACTTCAAGAGATAACATGCTCGTGAATGTTCCTTTAGAGTTGACCGTTAGTAGAATTGAACATGTAATAGTTAAGAAGTTACTTTTGCTTGAAGAATGGAATAAAATATATACCTGGGCATCTAGTCATAAGTATTTTCAACTTCATAAAATTATTAGGCCAGTAAATAGAGTATAACAAAACCCAAAGTAAGAATATACATACTTTGTAGCTAAACTTAATAAGATTAAACTATTTAACAAATGCAGATTAGTTATTTGGAGGAATTTTTCCACAAGTAGAATAGCTTAAAATAGGATCTGTAGATTTATTTCTGCAGTACTTCTATAAATAGCAGGGTTCTTAGCTCTTGGGTGTGTTTTGGCTGGGGGTTGGGAGACATGTGAAAAGAACCTGTGAATCCTCTGAAATTACACACAAAATTGTAAGGATGGCTGCATTTTCCAGGGATGATCCAGCCTGTCCCTACATTCTCAAAGCAGTCTGTGATTGGAATGTAAGTTAGAAGACATTAGCACATCAGAAAAGAAACTTTGCCACTTCAAAATGTATCTCCATTTCTTAATGACCGAATTAGGACTAACAACCTCCTGAGGTACAAGGTAGATGCAATAATGCAAAGAGATACTGAAAATAAACCTGGGCGGAGAGAGTTTTGGTGTTCTCTTTGGCACTATCAACAGAAGAGTGTTCACTATGATTAACTGTATTATTCCCTGTTTTCTAATGGAATTTAAAGTCAAAAATGTCTGACAGGCAAAAAAAGAAGACCTTAATGTTTTTTGATGCTGAATAACTACGCAAGAGTAGTCTCTTGAGAAGTTTACCAGGAAGCAGCACGCCGGGCAGATGCCCAGGGCATCAAATTATGACACCCACGGTGATCACCTAGTTTATGACTCATGCAGCTCTTGCCTACACACTCTTCTCCCTACCTAGATGCCACCACTCTCCTTTGCTTAAGTCTCACCTGCCTCATTTATCCTTCAGACTACATCTTCCCAGGGGGTTCTTCCTCTTTGCTCCTACAGAAAATGGTGTCTCTAATCCTGCTTGGTCTTTAGGAATAAAAAAGGATGCATTTCCTTTTTAGATGACATTAAGACTCCTTAATCTATCTCAAGTCCCTTGAATTCAAggcccacattttaaaaattcctgaTAGCTAACAGTCCCCCATTATAAGGTGCTCAAAATTAAGCCTCATTGCAACTCAGAACACTGTTCCCAGAGAATGAGAATTCAATAGGTCCTTGAATCTGCATCAGGTTTGCCATAAACGGAAATGGCATTTATTTAATCTACTGAATGTTTCAAAATACAGTAATAAACAGCTGATTTGGTGACTCAGTATTGTACCTTTAACTATTATGCATATAAAATCCTTTATCAGTTGTTTATGATTTAGAAAACCATCACATAATAGACTCCTAGTGAAATGAATGGCTGAACCAAAATCTCTGAGGAAACATACACAGTGTACATTTTGTGTCAGTGACCTCGTCACAGGACTCCCTCTGTGGTGACTGGTACACAGGCTACCCTTTTCCCTGCATGGCCAGCAGGCttctctggcaagtgtgtgacctaCTTCAGTACAAGACAACCGAAGATGCTGTTCTGCTTGGCTCTCATGGGGAAGCTGGCAAAAACACCAGAGGACAACACCTAGGTACCCGCTGATGAAAATGGCCGCAGCCAAGTGACAGCAGATGCATAACTATTCCCACAGAAGCAGGACAGCTGGAGAACAAACAAAGGACACAGAACAAATGCTAAACACAAAACCAAGATTCTTTGCCTCAACAGGACAGAGTGAATCTCCTAGAAATTTTAATGTCACCACTAACAGCCCCAAAGGCAAGTTTAAGGAAGTATTATTATGGAATCAAAATAGAATTCATAATAAACTTGTATATAAGTGACTGTTAATTTCAAGAGAAATTCTAAAGGCAATGAAATCAGTAGTGGTGCAGCTTGGTCACTGAGGTTAATGAGGAATAACCCCAATGAAAATGCTTATAGTGTGAGAATCTAGTCTGGAAGCAATCTACCCGTAAAAGGACTTGGGGCCATAACCCCATAACATATGGGGAATATGATTTGAAAGAATTATATCTTCTAAAGTAATCATTTAACAAATAATTAAGTTCCTAAGCAGTGGTATCAAGCAagaataaatgtcctgcatagtcCCAGTTTATAAATATCTTCTCTGAGTTAGTTAGGGTGAATCCCAGTATCTCATCACTTCCTGAGAGGCTGGGAATCAAGTTTCTGAACATGTAAAAGTGAGAACCTAACCCTGGACTATTATTACTCCATGAAAGCACAGCTACTCTGAGATGTCAACACTGATACAGCTGGATGGTTCTAATTCTTTTTTACTAGATTGCAAAGTGAAGAGCACAACAGTAGTGCCGCCGTGAGTACATAACCTCACATCCTAGCAGGCCCACAGGCAGCAGACTTGTCTGGCCCCCACGTGTTGCCCAGTCATCTGATTTACATGCCAGTCTTTCCAGTCTCAGGTACCTGTGCAGTCTGGTCATGCAGGACATGGACATTGTAGCCCAAATGTTTGAAGAGAGTGACTAGAGTACTGTGGTCCACATCCCCTCCAGAGCGAAATTCCAGTTCTTTCTCTCCAGTGAAGAGCACATTACTCAGCACCAATGCCAGGCCACGAGGCCGAGACTGCAACTTGTAGGCCTGGGGAGTGGGAGCAAGTTAGACCATGAGATTCTTAATGACAGGAACTATGATACCCTCACTAGATTAGGCATCCCCCACTCCCAAAGACATAATCTTCTTAACTTCACCAGGTGAATAAGAGACCCACTCATAGAAGGCATCCAACCAGCAATGACTTTCTGACTAATAAGGCAGTTAGAAAATGCACATGAAAACTAGGTTCAAAGACTCATGAAAGTGTATCTGTTTTCCAACTTTCTTGCCATTACGCAAGACTCACCAACTGGCAGTGTGTTTGATAAAACTCAGGAGTGCAAGGCTTCACCTGAAGGCAAGGAGGACCATCTCCATTATCTAGGGAGTGTTCCATAGTGTCTGTGAtacaaaaagaaagcaaaaaaaaaaaacttgtatatAATTCAAACATCAATTCTAGCAGTTAATTATAATATTAGACACCCCTCTGAACCGAGGTTTTGATAAATTTTGGTCTCTTATTCCCCTGACTGGTAAACTCCAAGAGGGCACAGGTGCTGTTAGCTTCAGCTCACAGGGGATCCTCTACACTGGGCTTAGGAGTAGTAGGTACTCAACTTGTTTAATGTCTGAAAAGGTGATCTAATAAATGCCTATTTTTAACCACCAGGCTACACAATTAGTAGGTTGGTAGCCCCAAACATAGTCTTTTCTCATTCAGTTTTAAAGAAAAGACAAGTTAGTTGGATAGAAATTTTCTACCAATATAAGTTGCTCAACAGGCCAATCATCATAAATAATATTAACTGTGATTGAAGGGAAATGGGCCCAGCTAATGCACTATTTAAATTATCCTACTAGTCTTTAACAAATTCACTGAAGGAATTGTTCCCAGTATGAAATATGTCTTAGTTAAGGAAAAGCCAAACACTAgtcaaaaaaacagaaattaatgTGTGAGACTCCTTTTAACCCATTAATTCTCACCTGACGACAGGCGGAGCTGCTTGTGAGGGGTACAGGACTCACATACTGGGAAAGGGAGATTCATGTCGTAGTCACAGCTCAACTGTAAAAAAATTTTAGGACTCACCATGATAGACCTTAGGGAGAAGGTTCagtccaaataaaataaaatctagttTCCCCACCCTGTCCCCCAAAAGTCCTTTCCAGCCAGAGTAACCCTTCCCCAAATCTCAACATGTGCAGGGCTCCATACCGGTGGGAGTACATGCTGAAGACCAGAGAGAGTGGTGAGTAATAGATCCTCCAGGTGCCCCTGCTTGGTCTCCCTCAGTGCTGCACAGAAAGCATCAAAAGCCTGGGGTCCCCTCTTGGGCAGCAAGTTGAGGAGTTCCACATTCTGGCTGAAACTGCCCACTTTGGCCTGAGAGACCAGAACAAACTATGAAATCACAATTATCTAGTTATAATCCCATTTTTTACATAAGCTTTCTAGTAGTTTCCTCATTCTCTTAAGAATTCCTTTTACAGAAAAAGTTATGTACAGGTGAAGTCTTTTCCATTATGTCTTTTCTTTCAAATTCTCCATAGTTAGGAAGGCACTTGCATATCCTTAGCAAGGCACTATGGCTTTCCACATTTTATCATCTTCTATTCCTACCCCTAAGATTAATTTATCTCCTTGCCCCTCTCTTTTGCCTCCAGATACCTGGATGAGCTCCCTCATTTCCAGAGTGATGATGTCCTTCTCCAGGAGATGTTCCAAtagttcactcagcaacagctgtTTGGCTAGCACCACTCGGTTCTTTTTCAAAGTCTCCTGATGGTCAGGATGCATACCATAAACCATTGATATCCTATAGACAACAGTAAACGAAAAGGCAGTCAAGTACAAGTTGGGACAAAGAGTAGACGAAGAGCCAtggataaaataaacaaaaaggggacTTACAATAACAAAGATTAGGCTCATTATACTGAATTTGGCTAAAATCAAAGATGTACTAAGCAGTAATAGTACACCAATCCTAAGGGAATAATGTAAAATTCTTTGGGGAGTACATTCAACTGAGGCTATCTGAGATGAATTGTCTGACTGTGGGATAAAAATATCTTGATACCAAATACAAGCACACATATATTTAAGAGAAAGGAAATATCTCTGTCAGACAGACCAATATTAAGAGAGTTCCAGAAAACATTCATATTATTGATCTAAAAGTTATGTAAGTTTAAAATGACCTTGGGTGAGGTACAAAATAATTTAATAGAAAGGCAAAATCTGAAGCCAATGGCCAGATTTAATAGTCACATGCTTTCTAGGTTACTTACACAAACGAAGTTTTTTAAAACCTTTaagttactgtgacaaaatgacaCTAGAAATGATCAGAATCCTATCAGATGTAGTGATGAACAGTGTCACTTGAAATTATACTGCAAGGTTAAATTACTTTGGTAATTTATTAGAGATATCTGTATTTCAAAGATTTTTTAGTGTTTCTATCAATTTGGGAAGAGACCAACTTCTGCTTATGAATTAGACTCCTATTTCCCATATATTATCTAGGTGACCTTGTATGTAAATGCAGAGGTCTGCTTAGTTTTCAAATTCACAACATTAAAGGCTTGTTGGCAGTGAGAAAAGAATAAAAGGTCCATCACACAACCTAAAACCTAGTTAATTAAACTTTCATCCTgacttcaaaaaataataaaatttataagaaaaacaTGCATCTATAAAATGGATGTACTTAGACTAGATATTTATAGTTAGAGGGAAAAGCAGAGTCTGAGAGGAATTCAGATATCCAAGAAGAGAACAAGTGGGCACCTAAGACAGAGGAGATATTTAGAATACTCCTGATATTCCAAATGTGGTTCATAAGCAACAGATCTCCTTTCAAAGCAGCAGATCTCTTATGATTGGTAACAACTCTAAGGAATTTGAGATAAAGATCAGTCTTTAAAACTTTCTCTTCCCTTAGTTTTCACAAGGGCCATTCCCTCTAGGTCCTCACTGCCTACCATGCTTCTATTTCTTTTGGAAGACCTTTGGCCTGTCCTTAAAGTTGATACTGAATCAGGACTCCCCAAAAAGACTCTCCTCCCTAGGCAATCTTATCCATTCTCACAACTTATTCAATTTCCCTCAAGTACCAGACTTGGTACTTGAATTTTCAACCAAAAACTTATCGGTTTTTATCGAAAACGTGGTCCACTCTCTGCACACCTGCTTCCAATGTGAACTTTTCAAAAGTTTCCAAACCTTCAATTTTTAAGACACAGTTGCAAGGTGGGGGACAGAGAACCAAGGGAGTCCAAGTTTTGATTCTGTGTGCTTCTGAAGGTGCCTGTTCCGAAATTCTGGGTTAATCCCCAGTCCTGGTCCTGGTTTGGACCAAGACCATTACAATATATCTTTCTCGTTACATCTCTCTCATTACAGGAAAGATCAAGGCAGAAGTGGCGACTCTGAGACTCAGGAGCCTCCCAATCTTCCCAGAGTACTTAAACTTAAATGCCTATGTTGAATTCTTCTTAAAAACTTGGTCATTATATGGAAAGCAATGCAGGTCATGAAATTGTCTATCCAAATCAAATGTATATCAGGCAGAAAACTTATGTCTGCAGAAAGGCTCATTGGTTTTTAAGGGAGAAGAGAACAGTTAGTTCCTTCTCATCACCCAGAAGAAAGGATGGAGACTAGCAGGGCTGCAAAGAGCTATCCTTATGCAGAGCCCCCAAGAGGTGGACAAAGGGAGGCTGGGGCAGTCTTTGCCCACGAAAGGCAAGGCCAAGAGGGCTGCTCGCGCGCCCCTGCGCGGGGTTTGGCTCGGAGCGGCCCCGAAGGCTCCTCAGGGCCTCCCACCCTTGGCAGCTAGCCCGGACACGGCTACTTTTAGGGCTGCAAGAACAGGGGGCGACAAGACTGCACGCTGAGACCGCGCGGTCCACTCTCCTGGACGCCATGAAATCCCCATTGACCCCTTCCCCTCTCACCTGCGCCTCCGGTCAGCAGCCATTAGCCCCCTTTGCTGCAGGGCGGGAGGGGACCCCGCGCTCGGCGCCGCCATTTCCCACTTTTCCCGGGCTGTGCACGCACCGCCCACAACCCAAACAAACCCAGGGCCGCCACTTCCTCCGCATCCCTCCCCCGGCCTCCAGGGCAATCGCGCCTGCGCCTACTGCCCCTAGCCCCGCCCCGATTTCAGGCAGGTCCGCTTTCGTGATGGTGCGTGCGCAACACAGAACTCTTGCCGGGGTCGCGCGGTCCAATGGGAAGAGAGCAGGCGCCGGCGGAACTGGAAGGGGCGGGGAATAGCTGAAGCCCCTCCTACTGAAGAATTCGACTGGCCCTCGGCTCCCGCGGAAATCAAGGCCTTCTCCTTTGGCTCCTCCCCCCCTCCCTGCCAAGCCTGCTGCAATAACTTCCGGAGACCGAGGTAGTGAGACTTGTCGCTTTACTGGAGTTACCCCCAGGGGCGGGATGCAGAAATTAGAGGGCGAACACCAGAAGGCGCTAGACAAGACCCCCGCGACGAATGTTGGTTTGCGGGGGAAGTGAGGAGCATCCCAGTCGCAGCACTGGGGGTCTGAAGAAGCAGGACACGGGGCTGGGGGTAGAACCCCAGCAGTCAGTCAGAGTGAAGCCGAAGGGGCTGGGGACACTCTGCAGGTGATCCCGCGCTTCAAGATAGATATTCAGGAGGGAGTCTCCTTGGATACTACCCTTCACCCCTTGCCAAGAAACACGTTGTTAACCTTTCTGACCTTCATCCATTGTCAAAACTTGAAGTCTACTTGGGGCAATTTACTCCACTGCTTTCGGACAGGATGAAGACCCTGCGTGAGGACTGCACTGTAGCTCCTGGATAGGGGAGAGGCACAGTAACTGCTTCCCACATGGACCAGGGACCATCAGAGCTATGATTAGCCTTACTACTGTAGGAAGCTGGGTCACTCCTGATCCTGCCCAGCCCACCCTGTTAGATGTAAGGATCCTGCATTCTGATTGTATGAAGTCCTCTGTATAGCAACTGTTCCATGATAGGGACTGAGACAAATGTGGAAGGCCTGGCTTCCTGGTCCTTGCCTTGCATTGAAATCAGGAGTTCATTCAAGTTGTTTTTATGTTATTTACTAACTGTATGTCCTAGTGCATGTTTTATAACTCCTCTGACCCTTGAAACCCCATTTTTCAATGAGGGTAATAATACTTAATAAGGCTGAAAGCCTGAGAGAGCTAACAGAGGTAAGGCATTTGAAACAGATGGAAATATATCTGTCATTCAGATATTACTTTACTTCCTTCCTCAGCTTCTCTGGATTACCCCACCAC is part of the Callospermophilus lateralis isolate mCalLat2 chromosome 1, mCalLat2.hap1, whole genome shotgun sequence genome and encodes:
- the Casp2 gene encoding caspase-2 isoform X2 gives rise to the protein MAAPSAGSPPALQQRGLMAADRRRRISMVYGMHPDHQETLKKNRVVLAKQLLLSELLEHLLEKDIITLEMRELIQAKVGSFSQNVELLNLLPKRGPQAFDAFCAALRETKQGHLEDLLLTTLSGLQHVLPPLSCDYDMNLPFPVCESCTPHKQLRLSSDTMEHSLDNGDGPPCLQVKPCTPEFYQTHCQLAYKLQSRPRGLALVLSNVLFTGEKELEFRSGGDVDHSTLVTLFKHLGYNVHVLHDQTAQEMQEKLQNFAQLPAHRVTDSCIVALLSHGVEGSIYGVDGKLLQLQEVFRLFDNANCPSLQNKPKMFFIQACRGGAIGSLGHLLLFTAATASLALRD
- the Casp2 gene encoding caspase-2 isoform X1; translated protein: MAAPSAGSPPALQQRGLMAADRRRRISMVYGMHPDHQETLKKNRVVLAKQLLLSELLEHLLEKDIITLEMRELIQAKVGSFSQNVELLNLLPKRGPQAFDAFCAALRETKQGHLEDLLLTTLSGLQHVLPPLSCDYDMNLPFPVCESCTPHKQLRLSSDTMEHSLDNGDGPPCLQVKPCTPEFYQTHCQLAYKLQSRPRGLALVLSNVLFTGEKELEFRSGGDVDHSTLVTLFKHLGYNVHVLHDQTAQEMQEKLQNFAQLPAHRVTDSCIVALLSHGVEGSIYGVDGKLLQLQEVFRLFDNANCPSLQNKPKMFFIQACRGDETDRGVDQQDGKKPGCEESDAGKEEMLRMRLPTRSDMICGYACLKGTAAMRNTKRGSWYIEALTQVFSERACDMHVADMLVKVNALIKEREGYAPGTEFHRCKEMSEYCSTLCRHLYLFPGYPPT